Proteins from a single region of Bos javanicus breed banteng chromosome 25, ARS-OSU_banteng_1.0, whole genome shotgun sequence:
- the SRRM2 gene encoding serine/arginine repetitive matrix protein 2 isoform X5 — MYNGIGLPTPRGSGTNGYVQRNLSLVRGRRGERPDYKGEEELRRLEAALVKRPNPDILDHERKRRVELRCLELEEMMEEQGYEEQQIQEKVATFRLMLLEKDVNPGGKEENPGQRPAVTETHQLAELNEKKNERLRAAFGISDSYVDGSSFDPQRRAREAKQPAPEPPKPYSLVRESSSSRSPTPKQKKKKKKKDRGRRSESSSPRRERKKSSKKKKHRSESESKKRKHRSPTPKSKRKSKDKKRKRSRSTTPAPKSRRAHRSTSADSASSSDTSRSRSRSAAAKTHTTALTGRSPSPALGRRGEGDVPPREPGTTNIGQPSSPEPSTKQPSSPCEDKDKKEKSAVRPSPSPERSNTGPEPPAPTLLLAEQHGGSPQPLATTPLSQEPVNPPSEASPAQGHSPPKSPEKPPQSSSESCPPSPQPTKVSRHASSSPESPKPAPAPGSRRESSSPASKSRSHGRAKRANSHSHTPSRRVGRSRSPTTNKRGRSRSRTPTKRGHSRSRSPQWRRSRSAQRWGRSRSPQRRGRSRSPQRPGWSRSRNAQRRGRSRSARRGRSHSRSPATRGRSRSRTPARRGRSRSRTPARRRSRSRTPARRRSRSRTPARRGRSRSRTPARRRSRTRSPIRRRSRSRSPARRSGRSRSRTPARRGRSRSRTPARRSGRSRSRTPARRSGRSRSRTPNRRGRSQSRTPARRGRSHSRSLVRRGRSHSRTPQRRGRSGSSSERKNKSRTSQRRSRSNSSPEMKKSRLSSRRSRSLSSPRSKAKSRLSVRRSLSESSPCPKQKSQTPPRRSRSGSSQRKAKSRTPLRRSRSGSSPPGNQKSKTPSRQSHSSSSPQPKMKSGTPPRQGSVTSPQINEESATPQRGSRSESSPDPEVKSRTPSRHSCSGSSPSRVKSGTPPRRSRSGSSSPQPKVKAVTSPVQSHSGFSSPSPSRMTSKTPPRQSRSVSPCSKTESRLLQRHSHSRSSSPDTKVKPGTPPRQSHSGSTSPCPKAKPQTPPGHNLGSKSPCSQEKSKDSLAQSCSESFSLCPGVKSSTPPSFLQQKGQSPTSPDSRSGTSSPEMRPSHSESPYLQSKSQTPPKGSCSRSSSPVAELAPRSPTRGELPASPRLKSEISPEQSRSQSDSFSYPAIDSKSLLGQSRLEPSESKEKTGLLLQEDVSASPPRLKDKLSPPPVQNRPESSPILRDTPRTPSRERGGGVRLSPDTKDQSSALAKPSQDEELMEVVEKSEESSNQVLPHLSPERKETAGSNVESSPEIERPAVPLTLDQSQLQASSEEVSAMASAWSGPHFSPEHKELSNSPPRENSFGSPLEFRNSGGPVAEMNTGFSPEGKDLNGPFPNQLETDPSLDVKEQSTRSSRHSSSELSPDVVEKAGMSSNQSVSSPVLDAIPRTPSRERSSSASSPELKDGLPRTPSRRSRSGSSPGLRDGSGTPSRHSLSGSSPGMKDIPRTPSRGRSECDSSPEPKALPQTPRPRSRSPSSPELNNKCLTPQRERSGSESSVEQKTVARTPLGQRRRSGSSQELDGKPSASPQERSESDSSPDSKAKIRMPLRQRSHSGSSPEVDSKSRPSPRRSRSGSSPEVKEKPRAAPRAQSGSDSSPEPKAPAPRVLPRRSRSGSSSKGRGPSPEGSSSSESSPEHPPKSRTARRSSRSSPEPKTKSRTPPRRRSSRSSPELTRKARLSRRSRSASSSPETRSRTPPRRRRSPSVSSPEPAEKSRSSRRRRSASSPRTKTTSRRGRSPSPKPRGLQRSRSRSRREKTRATRRRDRSGSSQSTSRRRQRSRSRSRVTRRRRGGSGYHSRSPARQESSRTSSRRRRGRSRTPPTSRKRSRSRTSPAPWKRSRSRASPATHRRSRSRTPLVSRRRSRSRTSPVSRRRSRSRTSVTRRRSRSRASPVSRRRSRSRTPPVTRRRSRSRTPTRRRSRSRTPPVTRRRSRSRTPPVTRRRSRSRTSPIARRRSRSRTSPVTRRRSRSRTSPVTRRRSRSRTSPVTRRRSRSRTPPAIRRRSRSRTPLLPRKRSRSRSPLAIRRRSRSRTPRTTRGKRSLTRSPPAIRRRSASGSSSDRSRSATPPATRNHSGSRTPPVALNSSRMGCFSRPSMSPTPLDRCRSPGVLEPLGSSRTPMSVLQQAGGSMMDGPGPRIPDHPRASVPENHAQSRIALALTAISLGTARPPPSMSAAGLAARMSQVPAPVPLMSLRTAPAASLASRIPAASAAAMNLASARTPALPSAVNLADSRTPAAAAAMNLASPRTAVAPSAVNLADPRTPTAPAVNLAGARTPAALAALSLTGSGTAPTAANYPSSSRAPQAPAPANLVGPRSAHATAPVNIASSRTPPALAPANLTSARMAPALSGANLTSPRVPLSAYERVSGRTSPPLLDRARSRTPPGGPGSRTPPSAPSQSRVTSERALSPASRMVQAPSQSALPPAQDRPRSPVPSAFSDQSRSLLAQTTPVAGSQSLSSGTVAKTTSSAGDHNGMLSGPVPGVSHPEGGEPPACAGAQQPSTLAALQPAKERRSSSSSSSSSSSSSSSSSSSSSSSSSGSSSSDSEGSSLPAQPEVALKRVPSPAPAPKEAVREGRPQEPAPAKRKRRSSSSSSSSSSSSSSSSSSSSSSSSSSSSSSSSSSSSSTSSSPSPAKPGPQALPKPASPKKPPPGERSSSERGSRRSQRGDSRSPGHKRRKETPSPRPVRHRSSRSP; from the exons ATGTACAACGGGATCGGGCTGCCGACGCCCCGGGGCAGCGGCACCAACGGCTACGTCCAGCGCAACCTGTCCCTGGTGCGGGGCCGCCGGGGTGAGCGGCCTGACTACAAGGGAGAGGAGGAACTGCGGCGCCTGGAGGCTGCCCTGGTGAAGCGGCCTAATCCTGACATCCTGGACCACGAGCGCAAGCGGCGCGTGGAGCTGCGATGCCTCGAGCTGGAGGAGATGATGGAGGAGCAGGG GTACGAGGAACAGCAAATTCAGGAAAAAGTGGCGACCTTTCGACTCATGTTGCTGGAGAAGGATGTGAACCctggggggaaggaggagaaccCAGGGCAGAGGCCAGC GGTAACTGAGACTCACCAGTTGGCAGAATTGAATGAGAAGAAGAATGAGCGACTCCGAGCTGCCTTTGGCATCAGTGATTCCTATGTGGATGGCAGCTCTTTTGATCCCCAGCGTCGTGCTCGAGAAGCTAAACAACCAGCTCCTGAGCCTCCCAAACCTTACAG CCTTGTCCGGGAGTCTAGCAGTTCTCGCTCACCAACGccaaagcaaaagaagaagaaaaagaagaaagatcgaGGACG CAGGTCAGAGAGCAGCTCTCCTCGACGAGAGAGGAAGAAGAGTTCTAAGAAGAAGAAGCACAG GTCAGAATCTGAATCCAAGAAAAGGAAGCATAG GTCTCCTACTCCAAAGAGCAAACGTAAATCTAAGGACAAGAAGCGGAAGCG ATCTCGAAGTACAACTCCAGCCCCCAAGAGCCGACGGGCCCACCGTTCAACTTCTGCTGACTCTGCTTCTTCTTCAGATACTTCCCGCAGTCG GTCTCGAAGTGCTGCAGCTAAAACCCATACAACTGCCTTGACTGGACGAAGTCCTTCGCCTGCTTTGGGGCGTCGAGGGGAGGGAGATGTACCTCCCAGGGAACCAGGTACTACCAACATAGGGCAGCCTAGTAGTCCGGAGCCTTCTACAAAGCAGCCTAGCAGTCCCTGTGAAGACAAAGACAAGAAGGAG AAATCTGCAGTTCGACCTAGTCCCTCTCCGGAAAGGAGCAACACAGGGCCAGAACCACCGGCTCCCACTCTGCTCCTTGCTGAGCAACATGGCGGCTCCCCACAACCCCTTGCAACAACCCCCTTAAGTCAGGAGCCAGTGAACCCCCCTTCTGAGGCTTCTCCAGCCCAGGGTCATTCACCACCtaagtctcctgagaaacctcccCAATCTTCTTCAGAGAGCTGCCCACCATCCCCTCAACCTACCAAAGTTTCTCGGCATGCCAGCTCTTCCCCTGAAAGCCCTAAACCGGCACCAGCTCCTGGGTCCCGCCGAGAGAGTTCTTCTCCTGCATCCAAGAGTCGCTCTCATGGCCGAGCAAAACGGGCTAACTCACATTCTCATACTCCTTCCCGTAGGGTGGGGAGGTCCCGTAGTCCTACCACCAATAAGAGGGGGCGGTCTCGGTCTCGAACCCCTACCAAGAGAGGGCATTCTCGGTCCCGGTCACCTCAGTGGCGTAGATCACGTTCTGCACAGAGGTGGGGACGATCTAGAAGCCCCCAGCGACGTGGCCGCTCTAGGTCTCCTCAGCGGCCAGGCTGGTCCAGGAGCAGAAATGCACAGAGAAGAGGCAGGTCTAGATCAGCAAGACGAGGCAGGTCACACTCTAGATCCCCTGCAACTAGGGGCAGATCTCGTTCTAGAACACCTGCCCGGAGAGGCAGGTCTCGGTCTAGAACACCTGCCAGGCGGAGGTCACGATCTAGAACACCCGCCAGGCGGAGGTCACGATCTAGAACACCCGCCCGGAGAGGCAGGTCTCGGTCTAGAACACCTGCTAGGCGCAGATCTAGGACCCGATCACCTATACGACGGAGGTCTCGTAGTAGATCACCAGCCAGGAGAAGTGGCAGGTCACGTTCCAGAACCCCAGCCAGGCGTGGGCGCTCACGCTCTAGAACACCAGCAAGACGAAGTGGCCGGTCACGCTCTAGAACGCCAGCTAGACGAAGTGGCCGGTCACGCTCTAGAACCCCAAACAGGAGAGGGAGATCACAGTCTAGGACACCAGCAAGACGGGGAAGATCCCATAGTAGAAGCCTAGTTAGACGGGGAAGATCTCACTCTAGAACACCACAAAGAAGGGGCAGGTCTGGCTCATCATCAGAGCGGAAGAACAAATCCCGCACATCACAGAGAAGGAGCAGGTCCAACTCAAGTCCAGAAATGAAGAAATCGCGGCTTTCTTCTAGGCGGAGCAGGTCTCTCTCTTCACCAAGGTCCAAAGCAAAATCCCGTTTGTCTGTGAGGCGAAGCCTTTCAGAGTCCTCTCCGTGCCCTAAACAAAAGTCTCAGACACCACCAAGGCGCAGTCGCTCTGGATCATCCCAACGCAAAGCTAAATCCAGAACGCCACTGAGACGAAGTCGCTCTGGTTCTTCTCCGCCTGGTAATCAGAAATCTAAAACACCATCAAGGCAAAGTCATTCCAGTTCATCTCCTCAACCTAAAATGAAGTCTGGAACGCCACCAAGGCAAGGGTCCGTAACAAGTCCCCAGATAAATGAAGAGTCTGCAACGCCACAGAGAGGGAGCCGTTCGGAATCATCACCTGACCCTGAGGTGAAGTCTAGGACCCCTTCGAGACatagctgctctgggtcttctccTTCTAGGGTGAAATCTGGCACACCTCCAAGACGGAGCCGATCTGGGTCGTCATCTCCACAACCCAAAGTGAAGGCAGTAACATCACCAGTCCAAAGCCATTCTGGCTTCTCTTCTCCAAGTCCTAGTAGGATGACATCTAAAACACCTCCAAGGCAAAGCAGATCAGTGTCTCCATGCTCTAAGACAGAATCTAGGTTGTTGCAAAGACACAGCCATTCTAGATCTTCCTCTCCAGATACCAAAGTGAAACCTGGAACACCACCAAGACAAAGTCACTCAGGGTCTACTTCGCCGTGCCCCAAAGCAAAGCCCCAAACTCCACCAGGGCATAATCTTGGATCAAAGTCCCCATGTTCCCAAGAGAAGTCTAAAGATTCACTAGCACAGAGTTGCTCTGAATCCTTCTCCCTCTGTCCAGGAGTCAAGTCTAGCACACCACCCTCATTTCTGCAACAGAAAGGACAATCTCCAACTTCACCAGACTCCAGATCTGGTACTTCAAGCCCAGAAATGAGACCAAGTCATTCTGAGTCTCCATATCTGCAGAGCAAATCTCAAACACCTCCTAAGGGCAGCTGCTCTAGGTCCTCATCTCCAGTCGCTGAGCTGGCACCCAGATCTCCAACAAGAGGTGAATTGCCAGCAAGTCCTAGACTGAAATCCGAAATATCTCCAGAACAGAGCAGGTCCCAGTCTGACTCTTTCTCATATCCTGCCATAGACTCTAAATCTCTTCTGGGGCAGAGCAGATTAGAGCCTTctgaatcaaaagaaaaaactggCTTACTCCTGCAGGAGGATGTTAGTGCATCACCTCCAAGACTAAAAGACAAATTGAGTCCTCCTCCAGTGCAGAATAGGCCTGAGTCCTCACCAATACTCAGAGATACCCCTAGAACTCCATCAAGGGAAAGAGGTGGTGGTGTTAGGTTATCTCCAGATACAAAAGACCAAAGTTCTGCATTAGCTAAGCCAAGCCAAGATGAAGAATTAATGGAGGTAGTAGAGAAATCTGAAGAATCATCAAACCAAGTTCTGCCGCATTTGTCTCCAGAACGTAAAGAAACTGCTGGAAGTAATGTTGAATCATCTCCAGAAATAGAAAGGCCTGCTGTACCTTTGACTCTTGACCAAAGCCAGTTGCAGGCTTCTTCGGAAGAAGTCTCTGCAATGGCCTCAGCTTGGAGCGGGCCACACTTTTCTCCAGAACATAAAGAACTGTCAAACTCTCCTCCCAGGGAGAATAGCTTTGGATCACCTTTAGAATTTAGAAACTCAGGAGGCCCTGTTGCAGAAATGAATACTGGATTTTCTCCTGAGGGTAAAGATTTGAATGGACCTTTTCCTAATCAGCTAGAGACAGATCCATCTCTAGATGTGAAAGAACAATCAACAAGGTCCTCCAGACACAGCAGCTCTGAGTTATCCCCAGATGTGGTGGAAAAAGCAGGAATGTCTTCAAACCAGAGTGTGTCTTCACCAGTACTTGATGCTATACCCAGAACACCTTCAAGGGAAAGAAGTAGTTCTGCATCTTCTCCTGAACTGAAAGATGGCTTACCCAGAACTCCCTCAAGGAGAAGCAGGTCTGGGTCTTCCCCAGGACTTAGAGATGGATCTGGGACTCCTTCCAGGCACAGCCTATCTGGGTCGTCTCCCGGAATGAAAGATATACCTAGAACACCATCCAGGGGGAGAAGTGAATGTGATTCCTCTCCAGAACCAAAAGCTTTGCCTCAGACTCCTAGGCCAAGGAGTCGTTCTCCATCTTCCCCGGAGCTCAACAATAAGTGTCTTACCcctcagagagagagaagtgggtCAGAGTCATCAGTTGAACAGAAGACTGTGGCTAGGACACCTCTTGGGCAGAGACGTCGGTCTGGATCTTCTCAGGAACTCGATGGGAAACCCAGTGCATCCCCTCAGGAGAGAAGTGAGTCAGACTCTTCTCCAGATTCTAAAGCTAAGATACGAATGCCACTCAGGCAGAGGAGTCACTCTGGATCCTCTCCGGAGGTGGACAGCAAATCCCGGCCTTCTCCTCGGCGTAGCAGGTCTGGCTCATCCCCTGAGGTTAAAGAGAAGCCAAGAGCAGCACCCAGGGCACAGAGTGGTTCTGATTCCTCTCCTGAACCCAAGGCTCCTGCCCCTCGAGTCCTTCCAAGACGAAGCAGATCAGGTTCATCAAGCAAAGGCAGAGGCCCTTCTCCTGAAGGAAGCAGCAGTTCCGAGTCCTCTCCAGAACACCCTCCCAAATCCAGAACTGCTAGAAGAAGCTCTCGGTCATCACCAGAGCCCAAGACTAAGTCTCGTACTCCGCCGCGGCGTCGCAGCTCCCGGTCATCTCCTGAGCTGACTAGGAAGGCCCGGCTCTCCCGTAGGAGCCGTTCTGCGTCATCCTCACCAGAGACCCGCTCTAGAACTCCCCCAAGACGCCGAAGAAGTCCCTCAGTGTCTTCCCCAGAGCCGGCTGAAAAGTCGAGATCCTCACGCCGGCGGCGTTCAGCATCCTCTCCACGCACTAAGACAACTTCAAGGAGAGGCCGTTCTCCTTCACCAAAGCCTCGTGGGCTCCAGAGGTCCCGTTCCCGCTCGAGGAGGGAGAAAACCAGGGCCACCCGACGTCGGGATAGGTCTGGATCTTCTCAGTCAACCTCTcggagaagacagaggagccggtcGAGGTCTCGGGTTACTCGCCGTCGGAGGGGAGGCTCTGGTTACCATTCAAGATCTCCTGCTcggcaggagagttccagaaccTCCTCTCGACGTCGCAGAGGTCGCTCTCGGACACCCCCAACCAGTCGGAAGCGTTCCCGCTCACGCACATCACCAGCACCATGGAAACGCTCCAGGTCTCGGGCTTCTCCAGCTACCCACCGGCGATCCAGGTCCAGAACACCCCTGGTTAGCCGAAGGAGGTCCAGGTCTCGAACCTCACCAGTCAGTCGGAGACGATCCAGGTCCCGGACATCAGTGACTAGACGAAGATCCCGATCAAGAGCTTCGCCCGTGAGTCGAAGGCGATCTAGGTCCAGAACACCACCAGTAACCCGCCGACGTTCAAGGTCGAGAACACCGACCCGCCGGCGTTCCCGTTCTAGAACGCCACCAGTGACTCGAAGAAGGTCCAGATCTAGGACTCCACCAGTAACCAGAAGGCGATCTCGAAGCCGAACCTCCCCTATCGCTCGCAGAAGATCGAGATCCAGAACATCCCCAGTCACCCGAAGGAGATCACGATCTCGCACTTCTCCAGTAACTCGAAGGAGGTCTCGCTCGCGAACCTCTCCAGTGACACGCCGCCGATCGAGGTCCCGAACTCCTCCAGCTATTCGGCGCCGCTCCAGGTCTCGAACCCCATTGCTGCCACGAAAGCGCTCTCGAAGTCGCTCGCCACTTGCTATTCGCCGCCGTTCCCGATCCCGTACTCCACGAACAACTCGGGGCAAACGGTCCTTAACAAGATCTCCTCCGGCCATCCGCAGGCGTTCTGCCTCTGGAAGCAGTTCCGATCGATCACGTTCTGCTACTCCTCCAGCAACAAGAAACCATTCTGGTTCTCGGACACCTCCTGTAGCTCTCAATAGCTCCAGAATGGGCTGCTTCAGCCGTCCTAGCATGTCACCAACTCCTCTTGACCGCTGTAGGTCACCCGGAGTGCTTGAGCCCCTCGGCAGCTCCAGAACACCCATGTCTGTCCTGCAGCAAGCTGGCGGTTCCATGATGGATGGTCCAGGTCCCCGAATTCCTGATCACCCGAGAGCATCTGTACCTGAAAACCATGCTCAGTCAAGAATTGCACTTGCCCTGACGGCCATCAGCCTTGGCACTGCTCGGCCGCCTCCGTCCATGTCTGCCGCTGGCCTTGCTGCGAGAATGTCCCAGGTTCCAGCTCCAGTGCCTCTCATGAGTCTCCGAACGGCCCCTGCAGCCAGTCTTGCCAGCAGGATCCCTGCAGCCTCTGCAGCAGCCATGAACCTGGCCAGCGCCAGGACACCTGCCCTCCCCTCAGCAGTCAACTTGGCTGACTCCAGAAcaccagctgcagcagcagccatgAACTTGGCCAGCCCCAGAACAGCGGTGGCACCTTCGGCCGTGAACCTCGCTGACCCTCGTACTCCCACAGCCCCAGCTGTGAATCTAGCAGGAGCCAGAACCCCTGCTGCTTTGGCAGCTCTGAGTCTCACGGGTTCTGGCACAGCTCCAACTGCTGCAAACTATCCGTCCAGCTCCAGAGCACCCCAGGctccagcccctgcaaacctggtGGGTCCTAGGTCTGCACATGCCACAGCACCTGTGAATATCGCCAGCTCAAGAACCCCTCCAGCCTTGGCCCCTGCAAACCTCACTAGTGCTAGAATGGCTCCAGCCTTGTCTGGTGCAAACCTCACCAGCCCCAGGGTGCCCCTCTCTGCCTATGAGCGTGTTAGTGGGAGAACCTCACCACCACTCCTTGACCGAGCCAGGTCCAGAACCCCACCAGGGGGCCCAGGCTCCAGAACCCCGCCATCTGCCCCAAGCCAGTCTAGAGTGACCTCTGAGAGGGCTCTGTCTCCTGCTTCTAGAATGGTCCAGGCTCCCTCACAGTCTGCTCTTCCTCCAGCTCAAGATCGGCCTAGGTCCCCTGTGCCATCTGCTTTTTCTGACCAATCTCGATCTTTGCTTGCCCAGACCACCCCTGTAGCAGGGTCGCAGTCCCTTTCCTCTGGCACGGTGGCAAAGACCACGTCCTCTGCTGGTGACCACAATGGCATGCTCTCTGGCCCTGTCCCCGGGGTGTCCCACCCAGAGGGTGGGGAACCACCCGCCTGTGCCGGGGCCCAGCAGCCTTCCACACTGGCTGCCCTGCAGCCAGCCAAGGAGCGGCGGAGTTCCTCGTCCTCCTCGTCCTccagctcctcttcctcctcgtcGTCGTCCTCGTcgtcctcgtcctcctcctctgGCTCCAGCTCTAGTGACTCGGAGGGCTCTAGCCTTCCTGCGCAACCTGAGGTAGCACTGAAGAG ggtccccagccctgccccagcccccaagGAGGCTGTTCGAGAGGGCCGTCCTCAGGAGCCAGCCCCAGCCAAGCGGAAGAGGCGTTCTAGCAGCTCCAgttccagctcctcctcctcctcttcatcatcctcctcctcttcctcctcctcctcttcctcctcctcctcctcttcctcatcctcttcttcctcctctacttcttcctctccctcccctgctaAGCCTGGCCCTCAGGCCTTGCCCAAACCTGCAAGCCCCAAGAAGCCACCCCCTGGCGAGCGGAG CAGCAGTGAGCGGGGTTCCCGGAGAAGCCAGCGTGGGGACAGCCGCTCCCCAGGTCACAAGCGCAGAAAGGAGACGCCCAGCCCCCGCCCTGTGCGGCACCGCTCCTCAAG GTCTCCGTGA